The Mercurialis annua linkage group LG2, ddMerAnnu1.2, whole genome shotgun sequence genome contains a region encoding:
- the LOC126667748 gene encoding uncharacterized protein LOC126667748, which yields MECNKEEAIRAKGIAESKMQDKDFDAAHKIALKAQQLYKDLENISQMLMVCDVHICADKKVFGDEKDWYAILKVEEAADEVTIKKQYRKFALSLHPDKNKFPGAESAFKLIGEAQKVLLDKGKRSLHDMKRKSFRVQSVPAYRPQPRPAYGPNVGSQRSNFASVNLNRQQTQQAAGHQGFSNGRATFWTACPFCNVKYQYYVEVMNKSLICQTCSKPFVAYESILQGAPAAANVNQAANLNRAANVNRAANVNQAAFPQRREVPSKGFSKVELGGQGNSSAEHFKTEQSQKKGRSNDFSQKVNAKRQRKREADSSESCDTDSSIEIEEDEGEFKAEGDVGSHERRRRSDRQKQRVSYKENLSDDEDFSSPQKKAKTNGCATEEVNRNGSKEDFLNTNNYPGLKDHSAAKQREGTGSLPNEFNDTKNVEGKGKMDDYGCGESSEAQLDSNSDASSKSTSEPELYDCPDPDFNDFDKLRSEGCFSTGQIWAVYDTLDAMPRFYVRIRKVFVTEFKLRITWLESDPEDEDETEWVNQGLPTSCGKFRNGSSDYTEDQLMFSHMVQWENGGQRDTYRIFPRKGEIWAVFKNWDIKWRSDGNPSHNYEYEFVEILAEYTKDVGARVAYLGKVKGFVSLFCRMKKEGIETFQIPPGELFRFSHMITYFELTGEERKGVPKGSFELDPASLPKSIEEITVPEDFVAEPSNCHPNGSCSTSSDKVKPEVESEGCISGDQADVKGDDLEPEVDNVHEDCSDPPATTPEAMEIPEPEFFNFDAEKSIEKFCNGQIWSLYSDEDGLPKYYCQIRKVASDQGFKVWLKWLTPCGLPNDVIRWHDKKMFICCGKFITKKGESQCYTSAACFSHQLTAEPTSKKNEFSILPRKGQVWALYKNWSPELKLSDMDNCQYEIVEVLEENGSSIKVSYLEQVDGFSSVFKVQSKEGSAEVPRAELLRFSNQIPAFRLTDERDGSLRGQWELDPAALPVHYFDRK from the coding sequence ATGGAGTGCAATAAAGAAGAGGCAATAAGGGCCAAAGGGATTGCCGAGAGTAAGATGCAAGATAAGGATTTTGATGCTGCTCATAAAATTGCTCTGAAAGCCCAACAGCTTTATAAGGATTTGGAGAATATTTCCCAGATGCTAATGGTTTGTGATGTGCATATCTGTGCTGACAAGAAAGTCTTTGGGGATGAGAAGGACTGGTATGCCATCCTTAAGGTTGAGGAGGCAGCTGATGAGGTAACAATCAAAAAGCAATACAGGAAATTTGCTCTCTCACTTCACCCTGACAAAAATAAGTTTCCAGGTGCAGAATCAGCTTTCAAGTTGATTGGCGAAGCCCAAAAGGTGCTTTTAGACAAAGGAAAAAGGTCATTGCATGACATGAAACGTAAATCTTTTCGAGTTCAATCAGTACCAGCGTACAGGCCCCAGCCAAGGCCAGCTTATGGCCCTAATGTTGGAAGTCAAAGGAGCAATTTTGCCAGCGTTAATTTAAACCGGCAGCAGACGCAGCAGGCAGCTGGTCACCAGGGTTTCTCCAATGGCCGTGCTACTTTCTGGACAGCTTGTCCATTTTGCAATGTGAAGTACCAATACTATGTGGAGGTCATGAATAAGTCTCTTATTTGTCAAACTTGTAGTAAGCCCTTTGTTGCCTATGAGAGTATCTTGCAAGGGGCTCCAGCAGCAGCTAACGTAAATCAAGCAGCTAACTTAAATCGAGCAGCTAATGTAAATCGAGCAGCTAATGTAAATCAAGCAGCATTTCCCCAAAGGAGAGAGGTGCCTAGCAAGGGCTTTAGCAAAGTGGAATTAGGTGGTCAGGGCAATTCAAGTGCAGAGCATTTTAAAACAGAGCAGTCTCAAAAGAAAGGTCGCAGTAATGATTTTTCACAAAAGGTCAATGCTAAGAGACAGAGGAAGAGAGAAGCAGATTCAAGTGAAAGTTGTGATACTGACAGTAGCATtgaaattgaagaagatgaggGAGAATTTAAAGCAGAAGGGGATGTAGGAAGCCATGAGCGCCGTAGGAGATCTGATCGGCAGAAGCAGCGTGTTTCTTATAAAGAAAATCTGAGCGATGATGAAGACTTTTCAAGCCCTCAGAAAAAGGCGAAGACGAATGGTTGTGCCACTGAAGAGGTGAACAGAAATGGATCAAAGGAGGATTTTCTTAATACAAATAACTATCCTGGTCTTAAAGATCACAGTGCAGCAAAACAGAGAGAAGGTACAGGGAGTTTGCCTAATGAATTTAATGACACCAAGAATGTGGAGGGAAAGGGAAAGATGGACGATTATGGTTGTGGGGAAAGTTCTGAAGCTCAACTTGATTCTAATTCAGATGCCAGCTCCAAGTCCACTTCAGAACCAGAATTGTATGATTGTCCTGATCCAGATTTTAATGACTTTGACAAACTCAGAAGTGAAGGGTGTTTCTCAACCGGGCAAATCTGGGCTGTTTATGATACCTTGGATGCCATGCCTAGATTTTATGTTCGAATTAGGAAAGTTTTCGTTACTGAGTTCAAACTGCGAATAACCTGGTTGGAGTCAGACCCAGAAGACGAGGATGAAACTGAATGGGTTAATCAAGGCTTGCCTACCTCTTGTGGGAAGTTCAGAAATGGGAGCTCTGATTATACTGAGGACCAGCTTATGTTCTCTCATATGGTACAGTGGGAAAATGGTGGCCAGCGGGACACTTACAGGATCTTTCCAAGAAAAGGAGAAATTTGGGCTGTTTTTAAGAACTGGGATATTAAATGGAGAAGTGATGGAAACCCTAGCCATAATTATGAGTATGAATTTGTTGAGATCTTGGCAGAATACACTAAGGATGTTGGTGCACGTGTTGCTTACTTAGGCAAGGTGAAGGGCTTTGTGAGTCTTTTCTGTCGAATGAAGAAGGAGGGGATTGAAACATTTCAAATTCCACCAGGGGAACTCTTCCGTTTCTCCCACATGATTACGTATTTTGAATTGACAGGAGAAGAAAGAAAAGGCGTGCCAAAGGGATCTTTCGAACTGGACCCAGCTTCTTTGCCCAAGAGCATTGAAGAGATTACTGTTCCTGAAGATTTTGTGGCTGAGCCTAGTAATTGTCATCCCAATGGTTCATGTTCTACATCCTCAGATAAAGTGAAACCTGAAGTAGAGTCTGAGGGTTGTATTTCTGGAGACCAGGCTGATGTGAAGGGTGATGATCTAGAGCCTGAAGTTGATAATGTCCATGAGGATTGCTCTGATCCTCCTGCTACAACTCCAGAAGCTATGGAAATTCCAGAACCAGAATTCTTCAACTTTGATGCTGAGAAATCCATTGAAAAGTTCTGTAATGGTCAGATTTGGTCATTGTACAGCGATGAGGATGGTTTGCCAAAGTACTATTGTCAGATTAGAAAAGTTGCTTCTGACCAGGGTTTTAAAGTGTGGCTTAAGTGGCTTACTCCATGTGGACTGCCGAATGACGTGATTCGATGGCACGATAAGAAAATGTTTATTTGTTGTGGAAAATTCATTACTAAAAAGGGCGAATCACAATGCTACACATCTGCAGCCTGCTTCTCTCATCAACTAACCGCAGAACCCActagtaaaaaaaatgaattttccaTCTTACCCAGAAAAGGTCAGGTTTGGGCATTGTATAAGAACTGGTCCCCGGAATTGAAACTTTCCGACATGGATAATTGTCAATATGAAATAGTGGAAGTCCTTGAGGAAAATGGTTCAAGCATCAAAGTTTCATATCTGGAACAAGTAGACGGTTTCAGCTCGGTTTTCAAGGTGCAGTCTAAGGAAGGATCGGCTGAGGTTCCGCGTGCTGAGCTACTTAGGTTCTCAAATCAGATTCCTGCTTTTCGACTAACAGATGAGAGGGACGGGAGCCTGCGAGGACAGTGGGAACTTGATCCGGCAGCACTACCAGTACATTATTTTGACAGAAAGTGA
- the LOC126667190 gene encoding uncharacterized protein LOC126667190 isoform X2 has protein sequence MQAAQPITNGVAEVSSETEPNLGEFSNGEVSNAGLNARRSDLLVKVPPRPAGFGTSRSGKGFTHTQNSSKGSSSSGGFLRALSFKNKISVPDAESSFLLNSDAKTSPDSPVLANLRAAFSWQRCTSLPVTHASNLSPSVSTPVSARLPGESIKKGAVQGAVSRSLSKVIVRSVSFASRNENVPATPNEDQISSAPAEVEDEEIPEEEAVCRICFDVCEEGNTLKMECSCKGALRLVHEECAIKWFSIKGNKNCEVCGQEVKNLPVTLLRVTSSAQIYNRQDQSQRRSRSQAISVWQDFVVLVIISTICYFFFLEQLLIQEMKTRAIIIAAPFAFTLGLLASIFAVILAIREYVWTYAALQFALVAIFVHLFYSMLQLKAIFAILVSSVLGFGLAMTLNSLYIQYYAWRVQVVQSPTAV, from the exons ATGCAAGCTGCTCAACCAATTACTAATGGAGTTGCTGAGGTTTCTTCAGAG ACTGAGCCAAACCTTGGGGAATTTTCCAATGGAGAAGTTTCAAATGCAGGACTAAATGCTAGGCGCTCAGATCTTTTAGTTAAAGTACCACCTAGACCTGCAGGGTTTGGCACTAGTAGGAGTGGGAAAGGCTTTACGCACACTCAAAATTCAAGTAAAGGTAGTTCATCATCAGGTGGCTTTTTGCGGGCCTTAAGCTTCAAGAACAAGATTTCTGTGCCTGATGCAGAGAGTAGCTTTCTCCTCAATTCAGACGCTAAGACATCTCCCGATAGTCCTGTTCTTGCAAATCTTAGAGCTGCATTTTCTTGGCAAAGATGTACATCTCTTCCCGTTACACACGCATCAAATTTGTCACCTTCAGTTTCCACGCCTGTTTCAGCAAGATTGCCTGGTGAATCTATCAAA AAAGGAGCTGTCCAGGGAGCTGTTTCTAGGTCCCTTTCTAAAGTAATTGTGAGATCTGTTTCTTTTGCTTCTCGCAATGAGAATGTTCCGGCAACTCCCAATGAAG ATCAAATATCCTCCGCGCCAGCAGAAGTTGAGGATGAAGAAATCCCTGAAGAGGAAGCTGTGTGTAGGATCTGTTTTGATGTATGTGAAGAGGGAAATACGCTCAAAATGGAGTGCAGTTGCAAAGGCGCTCTTCGACTTGTACATGAAGAATGTGCAATCAAATGGTTTAGCATAAAAGGAAACAAGAACTGTGAAGTATGTGGGCAAGAGGTTAAGAACTTACCTGTAACATTACTGCGGGTGACGAGCTCTGCTCAAATATATAACAGGCAGGACCAGAGTCAGCGACGATCGAGGTCTCAAGCAATAAG TGTCTGGCAGGACTTTGTAGTGCTCGTCATAATTAGCACCATATGCTACTTCTTCTTCCTGGAACAATTATTG aTTCAAGAGATGAAGACACGAGCAATCATAATTGCTGCACCATTTGCCTTTACATTGGGACTTTTGGCATCCATTTTTGCTGTCATCCTAG CTATCAGAGAGTATGTATGGACATATGCGGCACTTCAATTCGCTCTTGTGGCCATTTTTGTTCACCTATTTTATAGCATG CTTCAACTTAAGGCGATTTTTGCTATTTTGGTTTCTTCAGTTTTGGGTTTCGGGTTAGCTATGACTCTCAACTCATTGTACATTCAGTATTATGCTTGGCGGGTTCAGGTGGTGCAGAGCCCCACTGCAGTATAA
- the LOC126667190 gene encoding uncharacterized protein LOC126667190 isoform X1: protein MQAAQPITNGVAEVSSETEPNLGEFSNGEVSNAGLNARRSDLLVKVPPRPAGFGTSRSGKGFTHTQNSSKGSSSSGGFLRALSFKNKISVPDAESSFLLNSDAKTSPDSPVLANLRAAFSWQRCTSLPVTHASNLSPSVSTPVSARLPGESIKASKGAVQGAVSRSLSKVIVRSVSFASRNENVPATPNEDQISSAPAEVEDEEIPEEEAVCRICFDVCEEGNTLKMECSCKGALRLVHEECAIKWFSIKGNKNCEVCGQEVKNLPVTLLRVTSSAQIYNRQDQSQRRSRSQAISVWQDFVVLVIISTICYFFFLEQLLIQEMKTRAIIIAAPFAFTLGLLASIFAVILAIREYVWTYAALQFALVAIFVHLFYSMLQLKAIFAILVSSVLGFGLAMTLNSLYIQYYAWRVQVVQSPTAV, encoded by the exons ATGCAAGCTGCTCAACCAATTACTAATGGAGTTGCTGAGGTTTCTTCAGAG ACTGAGCCAAACCTTGGGGAATTTTCCAATGGAGAAGTTTCAAATGCAGGACTAAATGCTAGGCGCTCAGATCTTTTAGTTAAAGTACCACCTAGACCTGCAGGGTTTGGCACTAGTAGGAGTGGGAAAGGCTTTACGCACACTCAAAATTCAAGTAAAGGTAGTTCATCATCAGGTGGCTTTTTGCGGGCCTTAAGCTTCAAGAACAAGATTTCTGTGCCTGATGCAGAGAGTAGCTTTCTCCTCAATTCAGACGCTAAGACATCTCCCGATAGTCCTGTTCTTGCAAATCTTAGAGCTGCATTTTCTTGGCAAAGATGTACATCTCTTCCCGTTACACACGCATCAAATTTGTCACCTTCAGTTTCCACGCCTGTTTCAGCAAGATTGCCTGGTGAATCTATCAAAGCAAGT AAAGGAGCTGTCCAGGGAGCTGTTTCTAGGTCCCTTTCTAAAGTAATTGTGAGATCTGTTTCTTTTGCTTCTCGCAATGAGAATGTTCCGGCAACTCCCAATGAAG ATCAAATATCCTCCGCGCCAGCAGAAGTTGAGGATGAAGAAATCCCTGAAGAGGAAGCTGTGTGTAGGATCTGTTTTGATGTATGTGAAGAGGGAAATACGCTCAAAATGGAGTGCAGTTGCAAAGGCGCTCTTCGACTTGTACATGAAGAATGTGCAATCAAATGGTTTAGCATAAAAGGAAACAAGAACTGTGAAGTATGTGGGCAAGAGGTTAAGAACTTACCTGTAACATTACTGCGGGTGACGAGCTCTGCTCAAATATATAACAGGCAGGACCAGAGTCAGCGACGATCGAGGTCTCAAGCAATAAG TGTCTGGCAGGACTTTGTAGTGCTCGTCATAATTAGCACCATATGCTACTTCTTCTTCCTGGAACAATTATTG aTTCAAGAGATGAAGACACGAGCAATCATAATTGCTGCACCATTTGCCTTTACATTGGGACTTTTGGCATCCATTTTTGCTGTCATCCTAG CTATCAGAGAGTATGTATGGACATATGCGGCACTTCAATTCGCTCTTGTGGCCATTTTTGTTCACCTATTTTATAGCATG CTTCAACTTAAGGCGATTTTTGCTATTTTGGTTTCTTCAGTTTTGGGTTTCGGGTTAGCTATGACTCTCAACTCATTGTACATTCAGTATTATGCTTGGCGGGTTCAGGTGGTGCAGAGCCCCACTGCAGTATAA
- the LOC126667189 gene encoding uncharacterized protein LOC126667189, whose protein sequence is MGSTGDSASKIKPIEETQTLNFNTQLFDSQYFTGEKGGDVNRAQLGKSTVPLYDNVSVKDAVFETQILDLCDDTQPLDDDLDILEHMDTQLIDEFFSNGGDTDKTEVLDESDQLSDGESCRRVSSSRFTSVRVAAFRASGLAARRKSGEGINSDSSLLLISNLHSEEDTIKSDGLIIREEADNGRCTDEVQGLMNGSSCNVGHSTMRKLFDKDCDDEGLASCSKILGDEEMFELPFGDDGLAGLSYIDSQEPGESSQANALACVQRLLDESKVLFDNEFDLRKSSTGKSNIISIAKGPQSLAKKTTDRINQKKRIFEWDDAQEDEGGGDIFRRRKEEFLGIQRSLPKPQRAKGNHTDGCRDKIGNLNVQNEKTVHSDSKMVLHKLKLDGKTLPEAEINIRKNLVNEFDEESNQETLAGRLKAAVTRKDMPEVLSVGLDTQMAAEAMEALVNGDGISNSDGDDVLGNSEDTLKGLQGRKGKKNSRSMRQSVDGDYDIGVSTRQSRKTKSSKQRSTSYQKDYETARIECDMNLVMTRSKRANLDAELSRTNIVKKVRSKTARQTKSVLLDEVDGCHKTVLGGSKSAKRQKLVERHASSVPVARRTRQTLFTSQDTAAEIAFNDCGQEKNCIVDVGAIEETKAGTSVETAKVLEGKRKSSDVVFTQFGELETSTSKMTAMNSGFSCPRRRRSSQRLSGPPTGTCNLDAQFKLSDQPVNIKKSAPLNKRSRSTAKIIMLSELRAKRKTRSSTTVYPDMPCPNFNGELPAETLDKSGLGGVSRNCPSPCGTMVSKDEIAEKKVKQPARQISDYEVHADNLPKEATEPSKSNCVSPVNLTRLVNDASPICISDETLKRSCKKSTCKLSLVREINSLYSTELEYSSQSKELRRRRDLASVRVLFSHHLDEDTIKQQRKILDRLKVPIASSIADATHFIADEFVRTRNMLEAIASGKLVVTHLWLENVGRAKYYIDEQKYILRDSKKEKEIGFNLPVSLEHARQHPLLEGRRVLITPKIKPGKEIISGLVKSVSGQALERVGRSSLKDDTIPDDLLILSCEEDYEVCIPFLEKGAAVYSSELLLNGIVTQKLEYERHQLFADHVKRTRSTIWLKQDDGRFSPVIKPK, encoded by the exons atGGGTTCTACTGGAGACTCTGCgtccaaaatcaaaccaattgaAGAAACTCAAACCCTCAATTTTAACACTCAGCTCTTCGATTCCCAGTATTTTACTG GTGAAAAAGGTGGTGATGTTAATAGAGCACAATTGGGGAAAAGTACTGTACctttatatgataatgtttCAGTTAAAGATGCAGTCTTTGAGACTCAAATATTAGATCTTTGTGATGACACGCAACCACTCGATGATGATCTGGATATCCTTGAACATATGGATACTCAGTTGAtagatgaatttttttctaatggTGGAGATACTGATAAAACTGAAGTGTTGGATGAAAGTGATCAGCTCTCTGATGGCGAATCTTGTAGACGAG TTTCTTCCTCAAGATTTACTTCAGTTCGTGTAGCAGCTTTTCGGGCCTCTGGTCTTGCAGCTCGTAGAAAATCCGGGGAAGGAATCAACAGTGATTCTTCTTTGCTCCTGATTAGTAACCTTCATTCAGAGGAAGATACTATTAAAAGTGATGGATTAATAATACGGGAGGAAGCTGATAATGGAAGATGTACTGATGAAGTGCAGGGATTGATGAATGGAAGCAGCTGTAATGTTGGCCATTCTACAATGAGAAAGCTTTTCGATAAGGACTGTGATGATGAAGGGCTTGCCTCTTGCAGCAAAATTCTGGGAGATGAAGAAATGTTCGAGTTGCCATTTGGTGATGATGGGCTGGCAGGATTGAGCTATATTGACTCGCAAGAACCTGGAGAGTCATCTCAAGCCAATGCTCTTGCCTGTGTGCAAAGGTTGCTTGACGAGAGCAAGGTGTTGTTTGATAATGAATTTGACTTGAGAAAAAGTAGTACTGGAAAATCAAATATCATTTCAATAGCTAAAGGTCCACAAAGCTTGGCCAAGAAAACCACTGATAGGATTAACCAGAAGAAAAGAATTTTTGAGTGGGATGATGCACAAGAAGATGAGGGAGGGGGAGACATTTTCAGGAGGAGAAAGGAAGAATTCCTTGGTATTCAAAGATCCTTGCCAAAGCCTCAGAGGGCCAAAGGAAATCATACGGATGGATGCAGAGACAAAATAGGAAATTTAAATGTTCAGAATGAAAAAACTGTTCATTCTGATTCAAAAATGGTACTGCACAAGTTAAAACTAGATGGCAAGACATTACCTGAAGCTGAAATAAACATAAGGAAGAATCTTGTGAATGAGTTCGACGAAGAGTCTAATCAAGAAACATTGGCCGGGAGACTCAAAGCTGCTGTTACCAGGAAGGATATGCCAGAAGTGCTTAGTGTGGGTTTGGACACTCAAATGGCTGCTGAAGCCATGGAAGCTTTAGTCAATGGTGATGGAATTTCAAACTCTGATGGTGACGATGTGCTGGGAAATTCCGAGGATACTTTAAAAGGATTGCAAGGAAGGAAAGGTAAAAAGAATTCTCGTTCAATGCGTCAATCTGTTGATGGAGACTATGATATTGGAGTTTCCACAAGGCAATCCAGGAAAACAAAGAGCAGCAAACAACGTTCAACTTCATATCAGAAGGATTATGAGACTGCTAGGATCGAGTGTGATATGAATCTAGTAATGACAAGAAGCAAGAGGGCTAATTTAGATGCTGAACTCAGTAGGACTAATATAGTTAAGAAAGTGCGATCTAAAACGGCACGACAGACTAAAAGTGTCCTACTTGATGAGGTTGATGGATGCCATAAAACTGTTTTGGGCGGAAGTAAATCAGCTAAGAGACAGAAGTTGGTGGAGCGACATGCTTCTTCTGTCCCTGTTGCTCGACGAACTAGGCAAACATTGTTCACTTCTCAAGATACAGCTGCTGAGATTGCATTCAATGACTGTGGACAAGAAAAGAATTGTATAGTGGATGTTGGTGCCATAGAAGAAACTAAAGCTGGTACAAGTGTTGAGACTGCTAAGGTTTTGGAAGGTAAACGGAAATCATCAGATGTGGTTTTCACGCAATTTGGAGAACTTGAAACTTCCACATCAAAAATGACAGCCATGAATAGTGGCTTTAGCTGTCCAAGACGAAGAAGATCTAGTCAGCGATTATCTGGTCCGCCAACTGGAACTTGCAACTTAGATGCTCAGTTTAAGCTATCTGATCAGCcagtaaatattaaaaaatctgCACCTTTGAACAAAAGATCACGGAGTACTGCCAAAATTATTATGCTTTCTGAATTAAGAGCAAAGAGGAAAACACGATCCTCGACAACTGTTTATCCAGATATGCCTTGTCCAAATTTCAATGGAGAACTACCAGCAGAAACTTTGGACAAATCAGGTTTAGGTGGTGTTTCTCGTAATTGTCCTTCTCCCTGTGGGACTATGGTTTCTAAAGATGAAATCGCTGAGAAGAAAGTCAAGCAACCTGCAAGACAGATTTCTGATTATGAAGTGCATGCAGATAATTTACCTAAGGAGGCAACTGAACCATCTAAGTCAAACTGTGTTTCCCCAGTTAACCTCACAAGACTTGTGAATGATGCATCACCTATCTGTATCAGCGATGAAACTTTAAAACGATCATGCAAGAAGAGCACATGTAAGTTGTCCCTCGTGAGAGAAATTAATAGCTTATATAGCACAGAGCTGGAATATAGTTCTCAGTCAAAAGAATTAAGGAGGAGAAGAGATTTGGCTAGTGTTAGAGTCTTGTTCAGCCACCACTTGGACGAAGACACAATTAAGCAACAAAGAAAG ATTTTGGACCGTCTTAAAGTTCCCATAGCATCCTCTATTGCAGATGCAACACACTTCATTGCTGATGAATTTGTGCGTACAAGGAATATGCTAGAGGCGATTGCTTCTGGAAAACTGGTGGTGACTCATTTATGGCTTGAGAATGTTGGACGGGCTAAATATTACATTGATGAGCAAAAATACATTCTGCGGGACTCAAAGAAGGAAAAGGAGATAGGATTTAATTTGCCAGTTTCACTAGAGCATGCTCGTCAGCATCCACTTTTAGAG GGTCGGAGAGTTTTAATCACTCCGAAGATAAAGCCAGGCAAAGAAATAATTTCAGGCTTGGTGAAATCAGTTTCTGGTCAG GCGTTGGAGAGAGTTGGCAGATCTTCTCTGAAGGATGATACGATCCCAGATGATCTGCTGATTTTATCCTGTGAAGAAGATTATGAAGTTTGTATACCTTTCCTCGAAAAAG GGGCAGCTGTTTACAGTTCAGAGCTGCTGCTGAATGGAATTGTTACGCAGAAGCTGGAATACGAAAG GCATCAGCTCTTTGCAGATCATGTGAAAAGAACTCGTTCTACGATATGGCTAAAACAAGATGATGGTCGTTTTAGTCCTGTGATAAAACCTAAATAG